The DNA window TAAAAAAAGGGCCTTTATTTTACCTTTTACCTTTTTATTTGCTTTTAGGCGATTTATTAATAACCTTTCTATTATAAGCCAATCTGCCTGCTCATCAAGCTCTGTAAATGTATCCTCAGGCATCCTTGCTATACCTATTTTTCCTCCTATTCTATTGCCGCTTTGCTCAAATTGTTTTCTTGTAGTTGCATATATAGCACCATTTTCAACTAATATACCTTCGAAATCTTGTCTTCTTGGCCTATTATTTGGATTATAGTTTAAAGGATATCCTTCCTTATCCCAGATAAACCTTTTCATTAATACAGCTGTTAATATAGAATCCACTTTATCATTTATCAAACTAGTTAATACATTGTTAATATCACTAGAGGTTGTAAGGGGGGATGTTGCCTGTAATAAACATAAAATATCATAATTATTATCAATTTTATGAAGAAATTCCTTTATTGCTAACTCAGTACTTGCTCTATCTGTTGCGCTCTCACTACTTCTATTTATTAGCCTTACCTTTTTTAGATAATTATATTCACTGTTCACATAATCGGCTATATATTCATCATCAGTAAAGATATAAACCTCATCAAGACTGCTCTTTACAGCCTCATATAATACCCAACTAAAGAGAGGCCTACCAAGAAGTTTTTTTCTATTTTTATTTTTAATTGACTTTGAGCCTTTCCTTAATGGGATTAAGCCAATTTTTCTGATAGCTGTCTCCTATTTGTCTTTATACCAACAACATCTTCTACAAATCTTTTGTAGTTTTTCTGCCAGTTAGGCTCCCAATAATATTCTATATTGTTATTTACTTCTTTACTGTCTATCTTACCAGAAGTAATTAATTTATACAATTCATCTGCTGTTTCAAACCAATTTCCTATAGTTTTAGGAATGTATTCTTGAGACCACCTATTATTTAATATAAATAGAGGTTTTTTAAAGGCTAACACCTCAAATACCACTGTTGAATAACAAGCTACAACAATATCACTCTTAAAAATCATATCATAGATATCCCCAGATTTTACAATTTCAACACCTTTATATTTATATAGTTCACTGTACCTCTCTTTAAAAGGAACCTCACCAGGATGTAATTTAAACATGATATTATGCTGTGAAACATCTAATTTCATCAATAATTTTTTAACAATATTGACAAATATCTTTGTTATTGTACCCTGTGACACAATTAATACAACACGCTTTTTATTATTTTGTTTTTTTATTTTCCTATATTCTTCAAGTCTCTTAATTACATAAGGATAACCTACTGTTATTTTTTCAGCTGGATGCCTCATATTATTATTCCAAAATTCTCCCCAGGTTAACAAATAATTAGGCAAGTACTCTCTGTATTCACTAGAATAAAAGAGGTCCTCACTGTAGTTATAAAAAGGATGTGAATGAGATATAATACCATGTTGAAATTCACAGCTCTTTATACTTAAATCTTTTGCAGCTTTTACAATGGAAGTCTTTCTTTTTCCTCCACTAGCAGCATATATTAAAATAACAGAAGGTTTTAGTTTCTTAAAAAGTTTAATATAATTTTCATAAAACAAAGGCGCATAAACTGCCTCAGTTAATAACCTATTGTATATTATTTTTAAATCTTTATAATCTAAATAGTTGTTAAATATTTTTCCGGCATATTCTATAAATGCTTCTATATTGTATAAATCCCTCTTATCTATTTTTTTTGTTAATGATTTTAAATAAGGATAGATATACATATAATCTTCAAGGGCAACATTTTTAAAATACCTCGGCAGCTTATAAGCTCTCCTCTCAGATTTTTCTACAATTAAAGTTGATTCGGGGTACTCAAGAGCAAAATAATCATGTAATCTGTTAACATACTTTCCTTCAATTTTAAATGTTGTTGCAATTTGTGTTATTAGGAAAACTATTTTATAGTTAGCATAATTAAAGGGATTATATTTAATTGTTTTTAACATATATGAAATATTCTTAAATAGATCTAACTTTCCTCTGCGTTCACTTGGTTTATCACTCTTTGTTTCTTTTAAGTAAATATGTTCTATAAGATATGCTCTTATGAAAGGCCATATTAATAAATTGTATTTTGAAAATTTATAATTTAAAAGCTCTTTATTCTCAAGGGATAGAATTTTATCTATCAACATCCTTTTATCTCTATAATTTTAATATAATATAGCAAATCTCTCGAAATCCATTATTAATACATTTGACATATTGGTCAATATCTTTGTTTTTTTAAAAATTTTGATTTACAAAGAAAAAAGGAAATCAAATAAGTTGGGCTTTAAAAACCCAACTTTTGAAATTTTCATAAGTTCTAATATTTTACATTCTATAAGTATTCTAGATTTAATTGCTATAAACTTTTCAACAAATTTTCAACATTTAAATAAATATATCATATTGATAAAACGTTATATATAATTAAAAAAGTTGCAATATTAAATAGCTTGTTAATTATAGTTAGGAGAGGGATGAGGCCCTCTCCTAACTTATAGATACCTTTCATTTTCTATCACTGTATCAGCTACTTTTCTTCTTAAACTCAACAAATTATCAACATTGTATCGTGTAAACTTTCTAAGAGCGCTTAATAATATATGTACCTCATCGCCAGAGCTACTATAATAGATTATTTTCTTTGCAGCATTAAATATGCGGTCATTTAATCTATAGGTTGTTATTTTTGTTAAAGCCTTAAAAAACTCTTTTTTCTCATCACTTAGGCTATTGTATATTTTCTCACTTCTGAGCACTGTACTTTCAAGGGCAAATAAATTTATGATAACATCACCCAAGGCATATAATACCTCTTGCTCGTCCTTTAAATTTTCACCAAATTTTTGCACTGCATTACCACTTACAATCAATGAGAGATTCTTTAAATTCTTTAATAAATCTTTTTCAGGACCAAATTCCTCACCTACATAAGCTTCTTCAGGTATAGACATCATTTGATCCATAGCCTCTTTAACCTTATTCATAATAGGCAGCTCCCCTTTTAGAGCTCTTCTTAAAATCATACCAGGAACGAGCATTCTATTTACTTCATTTGTGCCTTCCCAAATCCTATTAATTCTCTCATCCCTATAATAACGCTCAGCTGGATAATCAGCTATATAGCCATAGCCACCTAAAATCTGAACAACATGATCAACAACTTCACCTTGTGCATCACTACAAAATACTTTTGCAATTGAACATTCAGGAGCATATTCTTCTATACCATTTTGATACTCTTCATAATAGTTTGGCAAGCTCTTATCTATACTTTTTAACTTTTCATCTAATAAACCTGCAAGCCTATAAACCAATGATTCTGATGCATAGGCTAATAAATATATATCAGCAATTTTTTCCTTAATTGCACCAAAGGAGCTTATTGGCCTTCCAAATTGCTTTCTCTCATTAGCATATTTAACAGATTCTACCAAACCATATTTCATTCCTCCTGTTGCTCCTGCGCCTAGTTTAAATCTACCAATATTTAAAATATTAAAAGCTATTTTATGACCCTTTCCAATCTCTCCCAAAAGATTTTCAACAGGAACCT is part of the Deferribacterota bacterium genome and encodes:
- a CDS encoding HAD hydrolase family protein, giving the protein MRKIGLIPLRKGSKSIKNKNRKKLLGRPLFSWVLYEAVKSSLDEVYIFTDDEYIADYVNSEYNYLKKVRLINRSSESATDRASTELAIKEFLHKIDNNYDILCLLQATSPLTTSSDINNVLTSLINDKVDSILTAVLMKRFIWDKEGYPLNYNPNNRPRRQDFEGILVENGAIYATTRKQFEQSGNRIGGKIGIARMPEDTFTELDEQADWLIIERLLINRLKANKKVKGKIKALFLDVDGVFTTGRVFFGESGELSKEFSIIDGMGLELLRDEGVDVYVITSEDSKIVTNRMKKLKIENYYPNIKDKYAKVEELLTHNNIKRSEIAYMGDDINDLSNLLSVGWSFCPSNAVNEVKYLADIILHAEGGKDAIREAVGFVIKFNSRGE
- a CDS encoding CDP-glycerol glycerophosphotransferase family protein, giving the protein MLIDKILSLENKELLNYKFSKYNLLIWPFIRAYLIEHIYLKETKSDKPSERRGKLDLFKNISYMLKTIKYNPFNYANYKIVFLITQIATTFKIEGKYVNRLHDYFALEYPESTLIVEKSERRAYKLPRYFKNVALEDYMYIYPYLKSLTKKIDKRDLYNIEAFIEYAGKIFNNYLDYKDLKIIYNRLLTEAVYAPLFYENYIKLFKKLKPSVILIYAASGGKRKTSIVKAAKDLSIKSCEFQHGIISHSHPFYNYSEDLFYSSEYREYLPNYLLTWGEFWNNNMRHPAEKITVGYPYVIKRLEEYRKIKKQNNKKRVVLIVSQGTITKIFVNIVKKLLMKLDVSQHNIMFKLHPGEVPFKERYSELYKYKGVEIVKSGDIYDMIFKSDIVVACYSTVVFEVLAFKKPLFILNNRWSQEYIPKTIGNWFETADELYKLITSGKIDSKEVNNNIEYYWEPNWQKNYKRFVEDVVGIKTNRRQLSEKLA
- a CDS encoding acyl-CoA dehydrogenase family protein, with protein sequence MRKGGEFLIEEIKSNEVFTPEEFTDEQKQIAETTENFAINEVQPHLEELEHDVPNGKYDLMLKLFKRCAELGLLMIDVSEEYGGLDLDKATSMLVAEKMTLAGSFAVVHLDHIGIGTLPLIYYGTDEQKRKYLDKLMSGEWLGAYALTEPEAGTDVLGAKSTAVLSDDKKYYILNGTKQFITNAGAANLFTIFAKVDKEKYTAFLVERDTEGLSFGPEEKKMGMKASSTRQVIMDNVKVPVENLLGEIGKGHKIAFNILNIGRFKLGAGATGGMKYGLVESVKYANERKQFGRPISSFGAIKEKIADIYLLAYASESLVYRLAGLLDEKLKSIDKSLPNYYEEYQNGIEEYAPECSIAKVFCSDAQGEVVDHVVQILGGYGYIADYPAERYYRDERINRIWEGTNEVNRMLVPGMILRRALKGELPIMNKVKEAMDQMMSIPEEAYVGEEFGPEKDLLKNLKNLSLIVSGNAVQKFGENLKDEQEVLYALGDVIINLFALESTVLRSEKIYNSLSDEKKEFFKALTKITTYRLNDRIFNAAKKIIYYSSSGDEVHILLSALRKFTRYNVDNLLSLRRKVADTVIENERYL